Proteins from a genomic interval of Deltaproteobacteria bacterium:
- a CDS encoding P1 family peptidase, with amino-acid sequence MNGMITQVPGFQVGHVSDFKSLTGCTVILCPPGTIGSVDVRGSATGTRQLDALTNYHIVNDVQAVLLTGGSSFGLDAAGGVMEYLEEHGRGFDVTITRVPTVPTAVIFDLSLGDCRVRPDRTMGYNACLQARSDMVSEGSVGAGTGATVGKLFGLPQATKGGLGTTCLAGPEGLLVGALVAVNAFGDVLDYHTGKIIAGARSSPQSKEFVGMAQMIRQGVVRQNFGEPNTTLGVIATNARLTREQAHKIAQMGHNGLARAISPIHTLFDGDIVFALSNPQIEADLHVVGLLGEEALRLAIDRAIKSAHGLGVLPAYQDLTR; translated from the coding sequence ATGAACGGCATGATTACCCAGGTGCCAGGTTTTCAGGTAGGCCATGTCAGTGATTTCAAAAGTCTGACCGGCTGCACGGTGATTCTCTGTCCGCCGGGTACCATCGGCAGTGTGGATGTGCGCGGCTCGGCTACCGGGACCCGGCAATTGGACGCCCTTACCAATTATCACATTGTCAACGACGTGCAAGCAGTGCTGCTGACCGGAGGCAGCTCTTTCGGACTGGATGCCGCCGGTGGGGTCATGGAATACCTGGAAGAGCACGGCCGGGGTTTTGATGTGACCATCACTCGGGTCCCGACCGTGCCCACTGCGGTCATCTTTGACCTCTCCCTGGGGGATTGCCGGGTCCGGCCGGACCGAACTATGGGCTACAATGCCTGTTTGCAGGCCCGGAGCGATATGGTCAGCGAGGGCAGCGTCGGGGCCGGAACCGGGGCCACGGTAGGCAAACTCTTCGGCCTCCCTCAGGCTACCAAAGGCGGGCTGGGAACTACCTGTCTTGCCGGTCCGGAGGGCCTATTGGTAGGCGCGTTGGTGGCAGTCAACGCCTTTGGCGACGTGCTGGATTATCATACCGGCAAGATCATCGCCGGGGCGCGCTCATCTCCACAGAGCAAAGAATTCGTGGGAATGGCGCAAATGATCCGCCAGGGGGTGGTACGGCAAAATTTTGGGGAGCCTAACACCACTCTGGGAGTGATTGCCACCAATGCCCGTTTGACCCGCGAACAGGCCCACAAAATAGCCCAGATGGGTCACAATGGCCTGGCCCGGGCCATATCTCCGATCCATACCCTGTTTGACGGCGATATCGTTTTTGCGCTTTCCAACCCCCAGATAGAAGCAGACCTCCACGTAGTGGGTTTGCTGGGAGAAGAAGCCCTACGCCTGGCCATTGACCGAGCCATCAAGTCGGCCCACGGCCTGGGAGTCTTGCCTGCTTACCAGGATTTAACGAGGTAG
- a CDS encoding transporter codes for MKQTRFWLTLLLVNWLLLPATVWGEPPTKSEASMAAASATAWEEPPATFGPIITDTAVPPDVGSWAIQPTFAVSCVVDSFSPSWQRESAGGDFTNFSKDIKLTYGPIENMEVFIDMVTYTHNWASDVNEPGPGGERSADFGGIGDLNLTAKYQLVAETATWPTITALGAIDFPTGHFRHLKPGNLGTDELGGGAYTFTLGLNTSKWIKPFYLYGNLWYSMPTDFTADGEPDSDPLGHTPQVHYHPRDFVTLNLAAEWVFTEKWIGLLELTSTWDAGRLIGPKPNMSPAALVSVLPGIEYMAWEKLYFALGVNIDVAGKETDAAVTPIFSFVYEFN; via the coding sequence ATGAAGCAAACCCGATTCTGGCTAACGCTGTTGTTGGTTAACTGGCTGTTGCTGCCGGCAACGGTTTGGGGAGAGCCGCCCACAAAGTCGGAAGCCAGCATGGCCGCGGCCTCAGCCACTGCTTGGGAAGAACCACCGGCTACTTTCGGCCCGATAATCACCGATACCGCGGTGCCTCCAGATGTGGGCAGCTGGGCTATTCAACCGACTTTCGCGGTTAGTTGCGTGGTGGACAGCTTTAGCCCGAGCTGGCAGCGAGAATCCGCGGGCGGCGATTTCACCAATTTTTCCAAGGACATCAAGTTAACCTATGGGCCCATCGAAAATATGGAAGTCTTTATCGACATGGTAACTTACACCCATAACTGGGCCAGCGATGTCAACGAGCCGGGGCCGGGGGGAGAACGCTCTGCGGATTTCGGGGGGATCGGCGATCTTAACCTGACCGCCAAATATCAGTTAGTAGCAGAAACCGCGACATGGCCGACGATCACCGCCCTGGGGGCGATTGATTTTCCCACCGGTCACTTCCGCCATCTTAAACCGGGCAATCTGGGTACCGATGAACTAGGCGGCGGGGCCTATACCTTTACCTTAGGGTTAAATACTTCGAAGTGGATAAAGCCCTTTTATTTATATGGCAACCTGTGGTATTCCATGCCCACGGATTTCACTGCCGATGGTGAGCCGGATTCGGATCCGCTGGGTCATACCCCCCAGGTGCATTATCACCCGCGCGATTTTGTTACCCTTAATCTGGCGGCGGAATGGGTCTTTACGGAGAAGTGGATCGGCTTGTTGGAACTGACCAGCACTTGGGACGCCGGCCGGCTGATCGGGCCTAAACCCAATATGTCTCCCGCGGCCCTGGTAAGCGTTTTGCCCGGGATCGAGTACATGGCCTGGGAGAAGCTGTATTTCGCTTTGGGGGTCAACATTGATGTCGCCGGGAAAGAAACGGACGCCGCGGTTACCCCGATATTTTCCTTTGTGTATGAATTTAATTAG
- a CDS encoding ferrous iron transport protein A translates to MVEVMHIRGGRGMTGRLAVMGIFPGTRLRMVQNGKPGPVMVALDEKRFGIGYGMAHRIFVRPVE, encoded by the coding sequence ATGGTGGAAGTCATGCATATCCGCGGCGGCCGTGGTATGACTGGCCGCTTGGCAGTGATGGGTATTTTCCCTGGAACCAGATTAAGGATGGTCCAAAATGGCAAGCCCGGCCCGGTGATGGTAGCTCTTGATGAAAAACGGTTTGGCATCGGTTATGGGATGGCCCACCGCATTTTTGTCAGACCCGTGGAGTAA
- the feoB gene encoding ferrous iron transport protein B yields the protein MADVTICLGGSPNAGKTTVFNKLTGARQKVGNWPGVTVEKKEGEYSYQGKTIRVVDLPGTYSLSAYSLDERIASDFLVKEQPDVTVVIVDASILESNLYLPIELLELGANLVVDLNMMDVVRHKKWQLDVEKLSHSLGVPVIPTVAKKAEGVESLRQTILSARDRRPPPLKVNYGPEVEPALNELTDLIQRSRDGSINAPSRWLALKLLENNAQIKDWVWTLPKGEEILRKAEDLTAALNDRLGRDLETHLVERRYSFISGLVKKCFRKPLGPEERISISDKIDQVVLNRWLGIPIFLVFMWLTFKLVFDLGNPLADYIDTGFSWLAGQTTALLGDTWFASLLSEGIIGGVGSVLVFLPNILILFLMIGILEDCGYMARAAFVMDRFMQRLGLHGKSSIPMILGFGCNIPGIMACRTLESPKDRILTVLINPFMSCSARLPIYVLFAGAFFSQQSGAVIFALYLLGILVAILTALLFKNLFFKGESSPLIMELPPYRLPTVKNIIMHMWHRASMFIKQAGTIIMAGVILIWLLASMPMGVEYASEQSWIGQFGKLVGPLFSPAGFGFWQAAVALIFGIVAKEVVVGTLGTLLASGEEGLSNVLPQYFTSLTALSFMVMSLLYIPCFATIGVIKSETNSWKWTGLAVGWSLLVGWTSAVLIYQLGQLFA from the coding sequence ATGGCCGACGTAACCATCTGTTTAGGTGGTAGTCCCAATGCCGGTAAGACCACTGTCTTTAACAAACTGACCGGGGCCCGCCAGAAGGTGGGTAACTGGCCAGGAGTAACGGTCGAAAAGAAAGAGGGCGAATACTCTTATCAGGGTAAAACCATTCGGGTGGTTGATCTGCCCGGCACTTACAGTCTTTCCGCCTACTCCCTGGATGAACGCATTGCCAGCGACTTTCTGGTCAAAGAGCAGCCGGATGTCACCGTAGTGATCGTTGATGCCTCGATCCTGGAAAGCAACCTCTATCTTCCTATAGAGTTGTTGGAGTTAGGGGCCAACCTGGTGGTTGACCTGAATATGATGGATGTGGTGCGGCATAAGAAGTGGCAGTTAGATGTGGAAAAACTCTCCCACTCTTTGGGAGTGCCGGTAATCCCTACAGTGGCCAAAAAAGCCGAAGGGGTAGAATCTTTACGCCAGACCATCCTGTCGGCTCGTGATCGTCGGCCGCCACCTTTAAAGGTTAATTATGGTCCGGAGGTGGAACCGGCTCTGAATGAATTGACTGACCTGATCCAGCGCTCTAGAGATGGCTCTATTAATGCCCCCAGCCGCTGGCTGGCCCTCAAGCTCTTAGAAAACAACGCGCAGATCAAAGATTGGGTCTGGACCCTTCCCAAGGGAGAGGAAATTCTGCGTAAGGCTGAGGACTTAACCGCAGCCTTAAACGACCGGTTGGGGCGTGACCTGGAAACTCATCTGGTAGAACGACGTTATAGTTTCATCTCCGGCCTGGTGAAAAAATGTTTTCGTAAGCCCCTGGGACCGGAGGAAAGGATCTCCATTTCGGATAAAATTGACCAGGTAGTCCTCAACCGCTGGTTGGGCATCCCGATTTTTCTGGTTTTCATGTGGCTTACTTTTAAACTGGTTTTTGATCTGGGTAATCCCCTGGCTGATTATATCGATACCGGATTCAGCTGGCTGGCAGGGCAGACCACCGCTCTCCTGGGCGACACCTGGTTTGCTTCCTTATTAAGCGAAGGGATCATCGGCGGGGTCGGTTCGGTTCTGGTCTTTTTGCCCAACATCTTGATCCTCTTTCTGATGATCGGTATTTTGGAAGACTGCGGCTATATGGCCCGGGCCGCTTTTGTCATGGACCGCTTCATGCAGCGGCTGGGGTTGCACGGCAAATCCTCAATTCCGATGATCCTCGGTTTTGGCTGCAATATCCCTGGGATTATGGCCTGTCGGACCCTGGAATCTCCCAAAGACCGTATCTTAACGGTGTTAATCAATCCCTTTATGTCCTGTTCGGCCCGCTTACCGATTTATGTCTTATTTGCCGGAGCCTTTTTCTCCCAACAGTCAGGCGCGGTGATCTTCGCCCTTTATCTCTTGGGCATCTTAGTGGCCATTCTGACCGCCTTATTATTCAAAAATCTCTTCTTTAAAGGGGAATCCTCGCCGTTGATTATGGAGCTGCCGCCGTATCGTCTGCCCACCGTCAAAAACATCATAATGCATATGTGGCACCGGGCCAGCATGTTTATCAAACAGGCCGGCACCATTATCATGGCCGGAGTGATCTTGATCTGGTTGCTGGCCTCCATGCCGATGGGGGTGGAATATGCCAGTGAGCAGAGCTGGATCGGTCAGTTCGGGAAATTAGTGGGACCGCTTTTTAGCCCAGCCGGCTTCGGCTTCTGGCAGGCCGCGGTGGCGCTGATTTTTGGCATTGTGGCTAAGGAAGTGGTGGTCGGCACCCTGGGAACCCTGCTGGCCAGCGGCGAAGAGGGATTGAGCAATGTCTTACCGCAATATTTTACCAGCCTCACGGCCCTCTCCTTTATGGTCATGTCTCTGCTTTATATCCCCTGCTTTGCTACTATTGGAGTAATTAAAAGCGAGACCAACTCCTGGAAGTGGACCGGTCTGGCCGTAGGCTGGAGTCTGCTGGTGGGCTGGACGAGCGCGGTGTTGATCTATCAACTAGGACAGTTGTTCGCTTGA
- a CDS encoding nucleoside phosphorylase — protein MPNNPELEDEAVVIAPRRGRGEDSVSPRVIMTFVRRDYQYLCRLAGAQGSRREFADCPFRQGVWNGRPITIVGPAPGAPYAVLVMEKLIALGARAILGLGWCGSLQAGLCIGDLVIPTAAHSEEGTSIHYPCCGPESGPDPTLVQLLSQELCRGGHAFRTGKVWTTDAFYRETVHKVKTYGERGMLAVEMEMSALFTVGQFRQAAVAGLLIVSDELFTLTWQHGFRNWRLRQARQQAAQVALATLAAWEN, from the coding sequence ATGCCTAATAATCCGGAGCTGGAGGATGAGGCGGTAGTCATTGCTCCCCGCCGGGGTCGAGGCGAAGATTCGGTGTCGCCGCGGGTAATAATGACCTTTGTCCGCCGGGATTACCAATATCTTTGCCGTCTGGCGGGTGCCCAGGGAAGCAGACGCGAGTTCGCCGACTGCCCGTTTCGGCAGGGGGTTTGGAACGGACGGCCTATTACCATTGTTGGTCCGGCTCCGGGAGCCCCCTATGCCGTGTTAGTGATGGAAAAATTGATTGCTCTGGGGGCACGGGCCATCCTGGGGCTGGGTTGGTGTGGCTCTCTGCAGGCCGGTTTATGCATAGGCGACCTGGTAATTCCGACCGCGGCGCACAGCGAAGAGGGTACCTCTATCCATTACCCCTGTTGCGGACCAGAATCCGGTCCTGATCCAACTCTGGTTCAACTGCTGAGCCAGGAATTGTGTCGCGGCGGTCATGCTTTTCGCACTGGCAAAGTTTGGACCACCGATGCCTTTTATCGGGAAACCGTCCATAAGGTCAAAACCTACGGAGAGCGAGGTATGCTGGCGGTGGAGATGGAAATGTCGGCGCTGTTCACCGTGGGACAGTTCCGCCAGGCGGCCGTGGCCGGGTTGCTAATAGTCTCCGATGAATTATTTACGCTGACCTGGCAACACGGATTTCGCAACTGGCGATTACGTCAGGCCCGCCAACAAGCTGCCCAGGTGGCCTTAGCGACCCTGGCGGCCTGGGAAAATTAG
- a CDS encoding DUF1786 domain-containing protein produces the protein MKPTLRLLAIDVGGGTQDILLWDADQPLENAVKLILPAPTQIIARRIQRLTAAGADLFLTGRLMGGGAVNRAIRGHLAQGLKVYARPEPALTVADNLDRVKALGLKLVDQPPQQAAVVTLGDVDLDAINRLLADFEVTPPNGYALAVQDHGFSPQLSNRRFRFQHWEAFLQQGGRLSDLAYSSPPTYLTRMAAGLEILPGALVMDTCTAGIRGALLDPQAQAHQENGLVVVNIGNAHTFAALVRKDRLWGLYEHHTRLLNPAKLADHLSRFQAGTLSNEEIYQDQGHGCAIAPDYLNGPAFRFTVITGPQRRLGEGFPAHFAAPLGDLMLTGCFGLVAAYLEFQGLNHIHGIRRL, from the coding sequence ATCAAGCCAACATTACGCCTCCTAGCCATTGATGTCGGCGGCGGCACTCAGGATATCCTGTTGTGGGATGCAGACCAGCCCCTGGAAAATGCCGTCAAGCTGATCCTGCCTGCCCCTACCCAGATAATCGCCCGGCGTATTCAGCGGCTGACTGCGGCCGGAGCTGACCTCTTTCTCACTGGCCGTCTCATGGGCGGCGGGGCCGTAAACCGAGCCATTCGAGGGCATCTGGCGCAAGGACTCAAGGTTTATGCCCGGCCAGAACCCGCCCTGACCGTTGCTGACAACCTCGATCGGGTTAAGGCCTTAGGCCTTAAGCTGGTGGACCAGCCGCCGCAGCAAGCAGCAGTGGTAACTCTGGGCGACGTCGACCTGGACGCCATAAATCGGCTGCTGGCTGACTTTGAGGTTACCCCGCCGAATGGTTATGCCCTGGCCGTGCAGGATCATGGTTTCAGCCCTCAACTCAGCAATCGGCGGTTCCGTTTTCAACATTGGGAAGCTTTTCTGCAGCAGGGCGGCCGGTTATCGGATCTGGCCTACAGTTCTCCACCGACTTATCTTACCCGGATGGCCGCCGGATTGGAAATCCTCCCCGGCGCTCTAGTAATGGATACCTGTACCGCAGGTATCAGGGGGGCGTTGCTCGATCCCCAGGCCCAGGCTCACCAAGAGAACGGCCTGGTAGTGGTTAACATCGGCAACGCCCATACTTTTGCGGCTCTGGTCCGAAAGGACCGGTTGTGGGGCCTCTATGAACATCATACCAGGTTGTTGAATCCCGCAAAGTTAGCTGATCATTTAAGCCGTTTTCAGGCCGGGACTCTATCCAATGAAGAGATTTATCAAGACCAGGGCCATGGCTGCGCCATTGCCCCGGATTATCTTAATGGACCGGCTTTTCGCTTCACGGTCATTACCGGCCCCCAGCGGCGGTTAGGCGAGGGTTTCCCGGCTCATTTTGCCGCGCCCTTGGGAGATCTGATGCTTACCGGTTGCTTTGGATTGGTGGCCGCGTATCTCGAATTTCAGGGTCTTAATCATATCCATGGAATTAGGCGATTATAA
- a CDS encoding GNAT family N-acetyltransferase produces MELGDYNYTEEILEDELTSWVEAEFATLVLPAVLEPGKNRRRVNLTRDGQWLEIDICQEYLCPEPRWILRARMNILFDQQIAIITCLHVLQGLRAQGLGRQMLARLENLSRQLQITRILIDTPTQEGWKFFKHQGYREVKSKSVMVSHGQLYSVRLEKLLSE; encoded by the coding sequence ATGGAATTAGGCGATTATAATTATACCGAAGAAATACTAGAGGATGAGCTAACCTCTTGGGTTGAAGCTGAATTTGCCACCCTGGTATTACCGGCGGTTTTGGAGCCAGGAAAAAACCGACGCCGGGTCAACCTTACCAGGGACGGGCAATGGTTGGAAATCGATATTTGCCAGGAGTATCTCTGCCCCGAACCGCGCTGGATCCTGCGGGCCAGAATGAATATTTTGTTCGATCAGCAGATTGCTATTATAACCTGTCTGCATGTCCTCCAGGGCCTGCGGGCTCAGGGTTTAGGGCGGCAGATGCTGGCCCGGTTGGAGAATCTATCCCGCCAGCTACAGATAACGCGGATATTGATTGATACCCCGACCCAGGAGGGCTGGAAATTTTTTAAACATCAGGGCTATCGAGAAGTAAAGTCTAAATCAGTGATGGTCAGCCATGGTCAGCTTTATTCCGTCCGGTTGGAAAAACTGCTTAGCGAATAG
- a CDS encoding MBL fold metallo-hydrolase, with translation MEIRFWGTRGSIAAPGSLTVEYGGNTTCVEVVLGSGERIIIDAGSGIRALGDHLLKSEQPITLFLLITHSHWDHILGFPFFAPIYNRHTKIWVDGCPRGFWGLEAVFDSHQANGFFPVAFNELKAQIQPLGIITHRPLEIGDAVIEGIELNHPQGGMGFRFRGKDHTFVFLTDNELDPQAPPGKQLRDYAHFAQGCDLLVHDAQYTPEEIAARRGWGHSTYKEAVELALAAGARRLRLFHHDPARTDAQIKEIVSQARQLLASHSGNLEIDAAREGEVILL, from the coding sequence ATGGAGATCCGATTCTGGGGCACCCGGGGTTCCATTGCCGCGCCTGGCTCTCTCACCGTCGAATACGGCGGCAATACTACCTGCGTAGAAGTCGTACTCGGTTCCGGAGAGCGAATTATCATTGATGCCGGCAGCGGCATCCGGGCCCTGGGGGATCATCTCTTAAAATCAGAGCAGCCGATAACTTTGTTCTTGCTGATTACCCATAGCCATTGGGATCATATCCTGGGATTTCCATTCTTCGCCCCGATCTATAATCGGCATACCAAAATTTGGGTTGATGGCTGCCCTCGGGGCTTCTGGGGGCTGGAAGCGGTTTTTGATAGTCACCAGGCCAACGGCTTTTTCCCGGTCGCCTTTAATGAACTTAAGGCCCAGATCCAACCTTTAGGGATAATCACGCACCGTCCGCTTGAGATCGGAGATGCGGTTATCGAGGGCATCGAACTCAACCATCCCCAGGGGGGCATGGGTTTCCGTTTTCGGGGAAAAGACCATACTTTTGTATTTTTAACCGACAATGAACTTGACCCCCAGGCGCCGCCAGGTAAGCAGTTAAGAGATTATGCCCACTTTGCTCAAGGCTGTGATCTACTGGTCCACGATGCCCAGTATACCCCAGAGGAAATTGCCGCTCGCCGGGGCTGGGGGCACTCCACCTACAAAGAGGCGGTAGAACTGGCTCTGGCCGCCGGTGCCCGCCGCCTACGCCTGTTTCACCACGATCCGGCCCGAACTGACGCCCAGATCAAGGAGATCGTCAGCCAGGCGCGGCAATTGCTCGCCTCGCATTCTGGCAACCTGGAGATTGATGCCGCCCGGGAAGGGGAAGTTATTTTATTATGA
- a CDS encoding methyltransferase domain-containing protein, translated as MTTNEAPTFQAPPLSDCDYARCFNLFKQISSEWQSMQEWLTDDFMPRVNWSGPLEILSIGSGTGDFDLQLMTLLLQRWPIRAYLAIDPNVDHNQVFQTRFWESGLPIPDFQILSQTFPGPPLSRKFDLIHLTHCLYYVPDRRQAILSAVKLLQDHGCLLIFHQTPLGINEIQRRFLKRAKGDVKEMFSSRDIYGLLKELPISFKFDIVDGVLDVSDCLDPESPQGQQLINFFLECRADTLPSGFRQEVIAFIKELAFEDQGRPVIFHPVGVFSIYKPDSERDGCD; from the coding sequence ATGACTACTAACGAAGCCCCGACCTTCCAGGCGCCGCCGCTAAGCGACTGCGATTATGCCAGATGTTTCAATCTCTTCAAGCAAATTTCCAGTGAATGGCAGTCGATGCAGGAATGGCTGACCGACGACTTTATGCCCCGGGTTAACTGGTCTGGACCGCTGGAAATTTTGAGTATCGGCAGCGGCACGGGGGATTTTGATCTGCAACTGATGACCCTGCTTTTGCAACGTTGGCCGATTCGGGCCTATCTGGCCATTGACCCTAATGTTGACCATAATCAGGTATTTCAGACCAGGTTTTGGGAAAGCGGCCTGCCCATCCCGGATTTTCAAATTCTGTCCCAAACCTTCCCGGGCCCGCCGCTCTCCCGGAAGTTTGATCTGATCCATTTAACCCATTGTCTCTACTATGTCCCCGATCGCCGTCAGGCGATCCTGAGTGCGGTCAAACTCCTTCAGGACCACGGCTGTCTGTTAATTTTTCATCAGACGCCGTTGGGAATCAATGAAATCCAACGCCGTTTTCTGAAGCGGGCCAAAGGAGATGTGAAGGAGATGTTCTCTTCCCGGGATATTTATGGATTATTGAAAGAATTGCCGATTTCTTTTAAATTTGATATTGTAGATGGTGTTTTGGATGTTTCGGATTGCCTGGACCCAGAATCCCCCCAAGGCCAGCAACTGATCAATTTCTTTTTAGAATGCCGGGCCGATACCTTGCCCTCCGGTTTTCGGCAAGAGGTTATTGCCTTTATCAAAGAGTTGGCCTTTGAAGACCAGGGGCGTCCGGTTATCTTCCATCCGGTAGGGGTTTTTAGCATATATAAGCCAGATTCAGAGAGGGACGGATGCGATTGA
- a CDS encoding TIGR04076 family protein, giving the protein MRLIIRIKQIKGHCPVYQEGDTFVLEEGYILQPGPAGRICMHSLASLMPYYVALAHGVDPISLGLSPGDPEVAYVQCLDPMETTGGGTVLLAITRQD; this is encoded by the coding sequence ATGCGATTGATAATCCGAATCAAGCAAATTAAGGGTCACTGCCCGGTTTATCAGGAGGGGGATACCTTTGTCCTGGAGGAGGGTTATATACTCCAGCCCGGGCCTGCCGGTCGCATCTGCATGCATTCCCTGGCATCGCTCATGCCTTATTACGTTGCTCTGGCCCACGGGGTCGACCCGATCAGTCTGGGGCTCAGCCCTGGAGACCCGGAAGTGGCCTATGTGCAATGTCTCGATCCCATGGAGACCACCGGGGGCGGGACCGTTCTGTTGGCTATCACTCGCCAGGATTAG
- a CDS encoding shikimate kinase, with protein MESLDFSEAMSNIVLIGYRASGKTTVGQQVAQSLKRVFVDLDQVLEQEAGETIAELVAREGWPEFRRREKALVARYAEQSGLVMATGGGVVTDAENIARLKKNGLIIWLDAEPKIIQARLAQDQAEVASRPALTGGQTIYEVEEVLATRQPLYQAAADVIISTSQLSIDQVADQIIEAVRQQEAKTGGR; from the coding sequence ATGGAAAGCCTTGACTTTAGTGAAGCAATGTCAAACATCGTGTTAATCGGTTATCGCGCCTCTGGCAAGACCACTGTCGGGCAGCAGGTGGCCCAATCCCTTAAACGGGTTTTCGTGGATTTGGACCAGGTTTTAGAACAGGAGGCCGGAGAAACCATTGCCGAACTGGTGGCTCGGGAAGGCTGGCCGGAATTTCGGCGGCGGGAAAAAGCACTGGTCGCCCGTTATGCTGAACAATCGGGACTGGTGATGGCCACCGGCGGCGGCGTAGTGACCGATGCGGAAAACATTGCCCGCCTCAAGAAAAATGGCCTGATTATCTGGCTGGACGCCGAACCAAAGATTATCCAGGCTCGCCTTGCCCAGGATCAGGCTGAAGTCGCCAGTCGACCCGCTCTGACCGGCGGTCAGACGATATATGAAGTAGAAGAAGTTCTGGCAACTCGCCAACCCCTTTACCAGGCTGCGGCGGATGTGATAATTTCTACCTCGCAATTGTCCATCGACCAGGTGGCGGATCAGATAATCGAGGCAGTCCGGCAGCAGGAGGCTAAAACTGGTGGGCGGTAA
- the aroC gene encoding chorismate synthase — MGGNTFGQIFRVTTWGESHGPALGAVIDGCPPKLPLAAADIEAELSRRRPGASAFTSSRKEPDRVEILSGVFEGQTSGTPISLIIYNRDVRSEPYEPLRQVFRPGHGDFTYWRKYGIRDHRGGGRSSARETVARVAAGAVAQKILDQEGIQVLAFTLELGGIRAQNFALEQIWDNPFFCPDATIIEAMAARVQAVRDQGDSLGGLVEVRVQGCPAGLGEPVFDKLDAALAQAVMSVGAVKGVEIGAGFAAARLLGSEHNDPLTPSGFASNNAGGILAGISNGDEIILRAAVKPIPSIAQPQQTIDLHGQSQTISITGRHDISAIPRIVPVIAAMVRLTLADFLLRQRTII; from the coding sequence GTGGGCGGTAATACTTTTGGTCAGATTTTTCGGGTTACTACCTGGGGAGAGTCCCACGGCCCGGCTCTGGGCGCGGTTATCGACGGCTGCCCCCCCAAATTGCCTCTCGCCGCGGCCGATATCGAGGCCGAATTGTCCCGCCGCCGGCCCGGAGCTTCCGCCTTTACCTCGTCCCGGAAGGAGCCGGATCGGGTGGAGATTCTGTCCGGGGTTTTTGAAGGCCAGACCAGCGGCACGCCCATCAGTCTGATCATCTACAACCGGGATGTCAGAAGTGAGCCTTATGAACCCTTGCGCCAAGTGTTCCGACCGGGTCACGGTGATTTTACTTATTGGCGTAAATACGGCATTCGCGATCATCGCGGCGGCGGCCGCTCCTCAGCCCGGGAAACCGTAGCCCGGGTCGCGGCCGGGGCGGTGGCTCAAAAGATTTTAGACCAGGAGGGCATCCAGGTCCTGGCTTTTACCCTGGAGCTAGGCGGAATCCGGGCACAAAATTTCGCTTTGGAGCAGATCTGGGATAATCCCTTTTTCTGTCCGGATGCCACTATCATAGAAGCCATGGCCGCTCGGGTGCAGGCGGTCCGGGACCAGGGCGACTCTCTGGGCGGACTGGTGGAAGTACGGGTCCAGGGCTGTCCAGCCGGTCTGGGGGAGCCGGTGTTTGATAAACTGGACGCCGCCTTAGCCCAGGCCGTGATGTCGGTGGGAGCGGTCAAAGGAGTAGAAATCGGCGCCGGGTTTGCGGCCGCGCGGCTGTTAGGTTCAGAACATAACGATCCCCTTACCCCCTCCGGTTTTGCCAGCAATAATGCCGGGGGTATTTTGGCCGGGATTTCCAACGGCGACGAAATAATCCTGCGGGCTGCGGTCAAGCCCATTCCTTCTATTGCCCAGCCCCAACAAACTATTGATCTTCATGGTCAATCCCAGACCATCAGCATTACCGGGAGGCATGATATCAGTGCGATTCCCCGGATTGTGCCAGTCATCGCCGCCATGGTGCGGCTGACGCTGGCTGACTTTCTATTACGACAGAGGACCATCATATGA